A region of Streptomyces cinnamoneus DNA encodes the following proteins:
- a CDS encoding DUF5063 domain-containing protein: MSDATLHDAKRDPDDFVVSVADSVESFIVAVTEVSRGDEPDSAVPFLLLELSQLLLTGGRLGAHEDFVPDERYEPDVGPEPDVDELRERFAAMLDPIDVYSELFDPYVPRSAPVACRISDDLADIITDLRHGMAHYRDGRVNEALWWWQFSYLTNWGPTASACLRALQSLVAHVRLDQPLGELDGLDTDAVGTEEQLAEEAGRLMAAEIGGAAKRASGAAGS; the protein is encoded by the coding sequence TGCACGACGCGAAGCGCGACCCCGACGACTTCGTGGTCTCCGTCGCGGATTCGGTCGAGAGCTTCATCGTGGCCGTCACCGAGGTGTCCCGCGGCGACGAGCCCGACAGCGCGGTGCCCTTCCTGCTCCTGGAGCTCTCCCAGCTCCTCCTCACCGGCGGCCGGCTGGGCGCGCACGAGGACTTCGTGCCGGACGAGCGCTACGAGCCGGACGTCGGGCCCGAGCCGGACGTCGACGAGCTGCGCGAACGCTTCGCGGCCATGCTCGACCCGATCGACGTCTACTCCGAGCTCTTCGACCCGTACGTGCCGCGCAGCGCCCCCGTGGCCTGCCGGATCTCCGACGACCTCGCGGACATCATCACCGACCTGCGCCACGGGATGGCCCACTACCGCGACGGCCGCGTCAACGAGGCCCTGTGGTGGTGGCAGTTCTCCTACCTCACCAACTGGGGCCCGACGGCCTCGGCGTGCCTGCGCGCCCTCCAGTCCCTCGTCGCGCACGTACGGCTGGACCAGCCGCTGGGCGAGCTGGACGGCCTGGACACGGACGCGGTCGGCACGGAGGAGCAGCTGGCCGAGGAGGCGGGCCGGCTCATGGCCGCGGAGATCGGCGGAGCGGCGAAACGGGCGTCGGGGGCTGCGGGGTCCTGA
- a CDS encoding aspartate kinase — protein sequence MGLVVQKYGGSSVADAEGIKRVAKRVVEAKKNGHQVVVVVSAMGDTTDELIDLAAQVSPIPAGREFDMLLTAGERISMALLAMAIKNLGHEAQSFTGSQAGVITDSVHNKARIIDVTPGRIQQSVDAGNIAIVAGFQGVSQDKKDITTLGRGGSDTTAVALAAALDAEVCEIYTDVDGVFTADPRVVKKARKIDWISFEDMLELASSGSKVLLHRCVEYARRYNIPIHVRSSFSGLKGTWVSNEPQGDQPMEQAIISGVAHDTSEAKVTVVGVPDKPGEAATIFRAIADADINIDMVVQNVSAASTGLTDISFTLPKTEGHKAIEALEKTKTRVGFDSLRYDDQIAKISLVGAGMKTNPGVTATFFEALSNAGVNIELISTSEIRISVVTRADDVNEAVRAVHTAFGLDSESDEAVVYGGTGR from the coding sequence GTGGGCCTTGTCGTGCAGAAGTACGGAGGCTCCTCCGTTGCCGATGCCGAAGGCATCAAGCGGGTCGCCAAGCGAGTCGTGGAAGCCAAGAAGAACGGCCACCAGGTGGTCGTCGTGGTTTCCGCGATGGGTGACACGACGGACGAGTTGATCGATCTCGCCGCGCAGGTTTCGCCGATCCCTGCCGGGCGCGAGTTCGACATGCTGCTGACCGCCGGAGAGCGCATCTCCATGGCGCTGCTGGCGATGGCGATCAAAAACCTCGGCCACGAGGCGCAGTCCTTCACGGGCAGCCAGGCCGGAGTCATCACCGACTCGGTCCACAACAAAGCGCGGATCATCGACGTCACGCCGGGCCGGATCCAGCAGTCCGTCGACGCGGGCAACATCGCGATCGTGGCCGGCTTCCAGGGTGTGTCCCAGGACAAGAAGGACATCACCACCCTGGGCCGCGGCGGCAGCGACACCACCGCCGTCGCGCTGGCGGCCGCGCTGGACGCCGAGGTGTGCGAGATCTACACGGACGTCGACGGTGTCTTCACCGCCGACCCGCGGGTCGTGAAGAAGGCCCGCAAGATCGACTGGATCTCGTTCGAGGACATGCTGGAGCTGGCCAGCTCCGGTTCCAAGGTGCTGCTCCACCGCTGCGTGGAGTACGCCCGCCGCTACAACATCCCGATCCACGTCCGTTCGTCCTTCTCCGGACTGAAGGGCACCTGGGTCAGCAACGAGCCGCAAGGGGACCAGCCGATGGAGCAGGCGATCATCTCGGGTGTCGCTCACGACACCTCCGAGGCGAAGGTCACGGTCGTCGGGGTGCCCGACAAGCCGGGCGAGGCCGCGACGATCTTCCGTGCGATCGCGGACGCCGACATCAACATCGACATGGTCGTCCAGAACGTCTCCGCGGCGTCCACCGGCCTGACCGACATCTCCTTCACCCTCCCGAAGACCGAGGGCCACAAGGCGATCGAGGCGCTGGAGAAGACGAAGACGCGCGTCGGCTTCGACTCGCTGCGCTACGACGACCAGATCGCGAAGATCTCGCTCGTCGGCGCCGGGATGAAGACGAACCCGGGCGTCACCGCGACGTTCTTCGAGGCCCTGTCGAATGCCGGCGTGAACATCGAGCTGATCTCGACCTCCGAGATCCGCATCTCGGTCGTCACGCGCGCCGACGACGTGAACGAGGCCGTCCGCGCCGTCCACACCGCCTTCGGCCTGGACAGCGAGAGCGACGAGGCGGTCGTGTACGGAGGCACCGGCCGATGA
- a CDS encoding aspartate-semialdehyde dehydrogenase, with product MTAAHPEGRPVLPGGSEGFERVEGFGGGAVGGIAGTGGPADGHAGRRAGGHAGDRAGGHAGGRAGDPGSERADDRPGAEARTRTGLGAGARGRAAGPTLAVVGATGAVGKVMLEILSQHADIWGEIRLVASARSVGRKLTVRGELVEVVALSEDVFEGVDVAMFDVPEAVAAQWAPIAAAKGVVVVDNSAAFRMDPDVPLVVPEVNAHAARLRPRGIIANPNCTTLSMIVAVGALHAAFGLRELVVSSYQAVSGAGKEGVDALRTQLAAVVGTELGTQPGDVRRAVGDDTGPFPAPVALNVVPWAGSLKEDGWSSEELKVRDETRKILGVPDLRVSATCVRVPVITTHSLSVHARFETEVTVERAHEILANAPGVVLCDSPADGEFPTPADAVGTDPTWVGRVRRSLDDPQALELFVCGDNLRKGAALNTAQIAESVASELTAP from the coding sequence ATGACGGCCGCCCACCCGGAGGGCCGTCCGGTCCTGCCGGGTGGCTCCGAGGGCTTCGAGCGCGTCGAGGGTTTCGGCGGTGGGGCTGTCGGTGGGATCGCCGGTACGGGTGGCCCCGCGGACGGCCACGCAGGTCGCCGTGCGGGTGGTCATGCAGGTGACCGTGCAGGTGGTCATGCGGGTGGCCGTGCCGGTGACCCCGGGAGTGAGCGTGCGGATGACCGTCCGGGTGCGGAGGCTCGTACCCGTACGGGCCTCGGCGCGGGCGCCCGTGGCCGCGCCGCCGGGCCCACGCTCGCCGTCGTCGGCGCGACCGGCGCCGTCGGCAAGGTCATGCTGGAGATCCTCTCCCAGCACGCGGACATCTGGGGCGAGATCCGTCTCGTCGCGTCCGCGCGCTCGGTAGGGCGGAAGCTGACCGTCCGGGGGGAGCTGGTCGAGGTCGTCGCGTTGAGCGAGGACGTGTTCGAGGGCGTCGACGTCGCCATGTTCGACGTGCCGGAGGCCGTCGCCGCGCAGTGGGCGCCGATCGCGGCGGCCAAGGGCGTGGTGGTCGTGGACAATTCGGCTGCGTTCCGGATGGACCCGGACGTTCCGCTGGTCGTGCCCGAGGTCAACGCCCACGCCGCACGCCTGCGCCCGCGCGGGATCATCGCCAACCCCAACTGCACCACGCTGTCGATGATCGTCGCGGTGGGCGCGCTGCACGCCGCGTTCGGGCTGCGCGAGCTGGTCGTCTCCTCGTACCAGGCCGTTTCGGGGGCGGGCAAGGAGGGCGTGGACGCCCTGCGCACGCAGCTCGCGGCCGTCGTCGGCACGGAGCTGGGGACGCAGCCCGGCGACGTACGGCGTGCGGTCGGTGACGACACCGGGCCGTTCCCGGCGCCGGTGGCGCTGAACGTGGTGCCGTGGGCCGGTTCGCTGAAGGAGGACGGCTGGTCGTCCGAGGAGCTCAAGGTCCGCGACGAGACCCGCAAGATCCTCGGGGTGCCGGATCTGAGGGTGAGCGCGACCTGTGTGCGCGTACCCGTGATCACCACCCACTCGCTCAGCGTGCACGCGCGGTTCGAGACCGAGGTGACCGTCGAGCGGGCCCACGAGATCCTGGCCAACGCCCCCGGTGTGGTGCTGTGCGACAGCCCGGCCGATGGGGAGTTCCCGACGCCCGCCGACGCGGTGGGGACCGACCCGACGTGGGTGGGGCGGGTGCGGCGGTCACTGGACGACCCCCAGGCGCTCGAGCTCTTCGTCTGCGGCGACAATCTCCGTAAGGGGGCGGCTCTGAACACCGCACAGATCGCGGAATCCGTGGCGTCGGAGCTGACTGCTCCGTAA
- a CDS encoding SigE family RNA polymerase sigma factor codes for MTTVPADADEARAAGTTVDHLTETYRAHYRSLLGLAALLLDDTASCEDVVQEAFIRVHSARGRVRDPEKTLAYLRQTVVNLSRSALRRRILGLKLLSKPMPDMASAEEGAYEQLERDQLIKAMRGLQRRQREVLVLRYFADMTEAQVAETLGLSLGSVKAYGSRGIAALRIAMEAPV; via the coding sequence ATGACCACAGTGCCGGCGGACGCTGACGAGGCGCGGGCGGCCGGCACCACAGTCGACCACCTCACCGAGACGTACCGCGCCCACTACCGGTCGCTGCTCGGCCTGGCCGCCCTGCTCCTCGACGACACCGCCTCCTGTGAGGACGTGGTGCAGGAAGCCTTCATCCGGGTGCACTCCGCGCGCGGGCGCGTCCGCGACCCGGAGAAGACCCTCGCCTACTTGCGGCAGACTGTCGTCAACTTGTCCCGATCTGCCCTCCGCCGCCGCATCCTCGGACTGAAGCTGCTGTCCAAGCCGATGCCCGACATGGCGAGCGCCGAAGAAGGGGCGTACGAACAGCTGGAGCGCGACCAATTGATCAAAGCGATGCGTGGACTGCAGCGTCGCCAGCGCGAGGTCCTGGTCCTGCGCTACTTCGCCGACATGACCGAGGCCCAGGTCGCGGAGACCCTGGGGCTTTCCCTGGGCTCGGTCAAGGCGTACGGCTCACGCGGCATCGCGGCGCTCCGGATCGCCATGGAGGCGCCGGTATGA
- a CDS encoding SURF1 family protein, whose translation MYRFLLTPRWWGINVFTALAIPVCLFMGSWQLGRFETRVDTHREQQAQTDEARTADAAPLRDLLPVTTETSGRQASVTGRYDTDHQLLVPDRDLDERKGFYVLTLLRTDGGKAVPVVRGWLPGDAGSKDDSAKVPAPPSGQVTVTGALQSSESPTSKGVRASGGLPAGQLGVISAASLVNLVPYEVYDAWITVSKAASPLTAVPPATAPGSGLDLKAFQNLGYTGEWFVFAGFTLFMWFRLFRREAEAARDLELGITPEDPEGPAQPGRPENPEGSDDGPQTRSPAGAA comes from the coding sequence GTGTATCGGTTCCTGCTGACTCCCCGGTGGTGGGGGATCAACGTCTTCACCGCGCTCGCGATCCCGGTGTGCCTGTTCATGGGCAGCTGGCAGCTCGGCCGCTTCGAAACGCGTGTCGACACCCATCGTGAGCAGCAGGCCCAGACCGACGAGGCCCGCACCGCCGACGCGGCACCGCTGCGCGATCTGCTGCCGGTGACCACCGAGACGTCGGGCCGGCAGGCCAGCGTCACCGGCCGGTACGACACCGATCACCAACTCCTCGTGCCCGACCGCGATCTGGACGAGCGCAAGGGCTTCTACGTGCTCACGCTGCTGCGCACGGACGGCGGCAAGGCGGTGCCCGTCGTCCGGGGCTGGCTGCCCGGCGACGCCGGTTCCAAGGACGACTCCGCCAAGGTCCCCGCCCCGCCCTCCGGCCAGGTCACCGTGACGGGGGCGCTCCAGTCCTCCGAGAGCCCCACGTCCAAGGGCGTCCGGGCGTCCGGCGGGCTGCCCGCCGGACAGCTCGGTGTGATCAGCGCGGCCTCACTGGTGAACCTCGTGCCGTACGAGGTGTACGACGCGTGGATCACCGTGTCGAAGGCGGCTTCCCCCCTGACCGCCGTGCCGCCGGCCACCGCCCCCGGCAGCGGCCTCGATCTCAAGGCCTTCCAGAACCTCGGCTACACCGGCGAATGGTTCGTCTTCGCGGGCTTCACCCTCTTCATGTGGTTCCGTCTCTTCCGCCGTGAGGCCGAGGCCGCCCGGGACCTCGAACTCGGCATCACCCCCGAGGACCCGGAAGGGCCGGCTCAGCCGGGCCGCCCTGAGAACCCCGAGGGTTCAGATGACGGTCCGCAAACGCGATCTCCAGCCGGAGCTGCTTGA
- a CDS encoding S9 family peptidase codes for MPDWETRFRAPRVGLPRWAKDAPDRSLFTSNATGTFELYAWDRTTGEHRQVTDRPNGTTGGVLSPDGEWIWWFSDTDGDEFGVWVRQPFHGGEDRPATPGLEPSYPDGLALGRDGTAVVGRSTDKGGSTVHLVRPGQEPVEIYRHQQSAGVGGLSHDGSLIAVEHTEHGDAMHASIRVLRADGSTVGELDDTRGGTEELGLSAMGFAPVDGDSRLLVGHQRRGRWEPMMWDPVTGEETALVIDLPGDLDADWYPDGTALLIDHSHHARSELWRYELASGELTRLDTPPGTVSGALPRPDGTVEFLWSSAAKPPVVRSTAGHVVLTPPAVPHGIAQAPDSVPVSDIWVEGPGGKVHALVQKPAGEGPFPTVFDIHGGPTWHDSDAFAAGPAAWVDHGYAVIRVNYRGSTGYGRAWTDALKHRVGLIELEDIAAVREWAVASGLADPERLVLAGGSWGGYLTLLGLGTQPEAWAVGLAAVPVADYVTAYHDEMEALKALDRTLLGGSPEEVPERYAASSPLTYVDRLRAPVYISAGMNDPRCPIRQIDNYVERLEELGHPHEVYRYDAGHGSLVVEERIKQLRLEIAFADRHLNPRGSQGGPAEPALPGPRG; via the coding sequence ATGCCGGACTGGGAAACGCGCTTCCGGGCGCCGCGCGTGGGACTGCCGCGATGGGCGAAGGACGCGCCGGACCGGTCGCTGTTCACGTCCAACGCCACGGGGACGTTCGAGCTGTACGCCTGGGACCGCACCACGGGCGAGCACCGGCAGGTAACCGACCGGCCGAACGGGACGACGGGCGGCGTGCTCTCGCCCGACGGCGAATGGATCTGGTGGTTCTCCGACACCGACGGCGACGAGTTCGGCGTCTGGGTGCGGCAGCCGTTCCACGGCGGCGAGGACCGGCCGGCGACGCCGGGGCTGGAGCCCTCCTACCCCGACGGCCTGGCCCTGGGCCGGGACGGCACGGCGGTCGTCGGCCGCTCCACGGACAAGGGCGGGTCGACGGTCCACCTCGTGCGCCCCGGCCAGGAGCCCGTGGAGATATACCGGCACCAGCAGTCGGCGGGCGTCGGCGGTCTGTCGCACGACGGGTCGCTGATCGCCGTCGAGCACACCGAGCACGGCGACGCCATGCACGCGTCGATCCGCGTCCTGCGGGCGGACGGCAGCACCGTGGGCGAGCTCGACGACACCCGCGGCGGCACCGAGGAGCTGGGCCTGTCCGCGATGGGCTTCGCCCCGGTGGACGGGGACTCCCGGCTGCTGGTCGGGCACCAGCGGCGCGGCCGCTGGGAGCCGATGATGTGGGACCCGGTCACGGGAGAGGAGACCGCGCTGGTCATCGACCTGCCGGGCGACCTCGACGCCGACTGGTACCCCGACGGCACCGCACTGCTGATCGACCACAGCCACCACGCGCGCAGTGAACTGTGGCGGTACGAGCTGGCGAGCGGCGAGCTCACCCGCCTCGACACCCCGCCGGGCACGGTGTCCGGGGCGCTGCCCCGCCCCGACGGGACCGTGGAGTTCCTCTGGTCCTCCGCGGCCAAGCCCCCGGTGGTGCGGTCGACGGCCGGCCACGTCGTGCTGACCCCTCCGGCGGTGCCGCACGGGATCGCCCAGGCTCCGGACTCGGTCCCGGTCTCCGACATATGGGTCGAGGGACCCGGCGGCAAGGTGCACGCGCTGGTGCAGAAGCCCGCCGGGGAGGGGCCGTTCCCGACCGTCTTCGACATCCACGGCGGCCCGACCTGGCACGACAGCGACGCCTTCGCGGCCGGGCCGGCAGCCTGGGTGGACCACGGCTACGCGGTCATCCGGGTCAACTACCGCGGCTCGACGGGCTACGGGCGGGCCTGGACCGACGCGCTCAAGCACCGCGTGGGGCTGATCGAGCTGGAGGACATCGCCGCGGTGCGGGAATGGGCCGTGGCGTCCGGCCTCGCCGACCCCGAGCGGCTGGTGCTGGCCGGCGGCTCGTGGGGCGGCTATCTGACGCTGCTCGGCCTCGGCACTCAGCCCGAGGCCTGGGCCGTGGGGCTCGCCGCCGTACCCGTCGCGGACTACGTGACGGCGTACCACGACGAGATGGAGGCGCTCAAAGCCCTGGACCGCACCCTGCTGGGCGGCTCCCCGGAGGAGGTGCCGGAGCGCTACGCCGCCTCGTCACCGCTGACGTACGTCGACCGGCTCCGGGCGCCCGTGTACATCTCCGCCGGGATGAACGACCCCCGCTGCCCGATACGCCAGATCGACAACTACGTGGAGCGGCTCGAAGAACTCGGCCACCCCCACGAGGTCTACCGGTACGACGCCGGTCACGGCTCGCTGGTGGTGGAGGAGCGGATCAAGCAGCTCCGGCTGGAGATCGCGTTTGCGGACCGTCATCTGAACCCTCGGGGTTCTCAGGGCGGCCCGGCTGAGCCGGCCCTTCCGGGTCCTCGGGGGTGA
- a CDS encoding pyridoxamine 5'-phosphate oxidase family protein, with translation MYETPEDMTALQRLLDDSYATAGPHLRSIIDEDRRLDAAGVVARLRGVSTMALATVTAHGEPRVGPVDGLFLRGHFLFGSGPDSARFRHLRARPAVSATVFDGELLQITVHGKAVEVSPAEDPVLERFLIEVYGRTAWEEWMHEMPWARIEAEKMFTFINPEAMGRPDTGGQERPAAGGQKGPDAGGQERTA, from the coding sequence ATGTACGAGACTCCAGAAGACATGACCGCCCTCCAGCGGCTCCTGGACGACAGTTACGCGACCGCGGGTCCGCACCTGCGGTCGATCATCGACGAGGACCGCCGTCTCGACGCCGCCGGTGTCGTGGCGCGCCTGCGAGGCGTCTCCACCATGGCCCTCGCCACCGTGACGGCTCACGGCGAGCCCCGGGTGGGACCCGTCGACGGTCTCTTCCTCCGGGGCCACTTCCTCTTCGGCTCCGGCCCGGACTCCGCCCGCTTCCGCCACCTCCGCGCCCGCCCGGCCGTCAGCGCCACTGTCTTCGACGGTGAGCTGCTCCAGATCACCGTCCACGGCAAGGCGGTGGAGGTGAGCCCGGCCGAGGACCCCGTTCTGGAACGGTTCCTGATCGAGGTCTACGGGCGGACGGCGTGGGAGGAGTGGATGCACGAGATGCCGTGGGCCCGGATCGAGGCGGAGAAGATGTTCACCTTCATCAACCCCGAGGCCATGGGCCGGCCGGACACCGGCGGTCAGGAGAGACCGGCCGCCGGCGGTCAGAAGGGACCGGACGCAGGCGGTCAGGAGAGAACCGCCTGA
- a CDS encoding GlxA family transcriptional regulator, translating into MKISVLVVDGVFDSGLASVLDVLQTANELRGELSQPPAPWQVTCVSPYGPVRTAAGHRVNAVAPEAAPGPDLLVVPGVGHRQPGPLTDWVSAPAQKAVREIVAETRAAGVPLAAACTGTFVLAESGVLDGLQATTSWWLAPDFRQRYPQVALDETHMLTHAPGVTTAGAAMAHLDLALALVRESSPPLADLAARYLVIDSRPTQASYAIPGHLARADPTVGAYERWVREHLDQPLRIADAARALGTSERTLQRALDRVMGVSPLRFAQSIRLEQAAHLLRTTDLPTEAVARRVGYENATTLTSLLRERRGTTPGRLRRNAAG; encoded by the coding sequence ATGAAGATCTCGGTGCTGGTGGTCGACGGAGTCTTCGACTCGGGGCTCGCCTCGGTGCTCGACGTGCTCCAGACGGCCAACGAACTCCGCGGCGAGCTGTCGCAGCCCCCGGCGCCCTGGCAGGTGACGTGCGTCAGCCCCTACGGGCCGGTGCGCACTGCCGCCGGGCACCGGGTGAACGCGGTGGCACCCGAAGCGGCCCCCGGCCCGGACCTGCTGGTCGTCCCCGGCGTCGGGCACAGGCAGCCCGGACCGCTCACCGACTGGGTCAGCGCGCCCGCCCAGAAGGCCGTCCGCGAGATCGTGGCCGAGACCCGCGCGGCCGGGGTGCCCCTGGCCGCCGCCTGCACGGGCACCTTCGTCCTCGCCGAGAGCGGGGTGCTGGACGGGCTGCAGGCGACCACGAGCTGGTGGCTGGCGCCGGACTTCCGGCAGCGCTATCCCCAAGTGGCCCTGGACGAGACCCACATGCTCACCCACGCCCCCGGCGTCACCACCGCGGGCGCCGCCATGGCCCACCTGGACCTCGCGCTCGCCCTGGTCCGCGAGAGCAGTCCGCCCCTCGCCGACCTGGCGGCGCGCTATCTGGTCATCGACAGCCGCCCCACGCAGGCGAGTTACGCGATCCCCGGGCACCTCGCCCGCGCCGACCCGACCGTCGGAGCCTACGAGCGCTGGGTGCGCGAACACCTCGACCAGCCCCTGCGCATCGCTGACGCGGCCCGTGCCCTCGGCACCAGCGAACGCACTCTCCAGCGCGCCCTCGACCGCGTCATGGGCGTCTCGCCCCTGCGCTTCGCCCAGAGCATCCGCCTCGAACAGGCCGCCCACCTGCTGCGCACCACCGACCTGCCGACCGAGGCGGTGGCCCGCCGGGTGGGCTACGAGAACGCCACGACGCTCACCTCGCTCCTGAGGGAACGCCGCGGCACCACTCCCGGCCGCCTGCGCCGCAACGCGGCCGGCTGA
- a CDS encoding alpha/beta fold hydrolase: MRSATVTPEGDRIRWAELPGREPTRVYVHGLGSTSPAYFAEAAAHPLLAGHRSLLIDLLGHGISDRPGTFDYTLEAHADALAEALTSANVAGAELIAHSMGGSVAIVLAARHPHLVSRLVLIDANLDPMQPTPGSGGSRGIAAYSEEEFLAGGWREVRDRAGAHWWSTMRLAGREALHRSAVHLVRGSVPTMRELLLDLTIPRTYLVPEADGPVVGGDALAEAGVAVVPVPDCGHNIMLDNPEAFARATAEALGGPDAEE, translated from the coding sequence GTGCGCAGCGCCACCGTGACACCCGAGGGCGACAGGATCCGCTGGGCCGAGCTGCCGGGGCGTGAACCCACCCGTGTCTACGTCCATGGCCTGGGCTCCACCTCGCCCGCCTACTTCGCCGAGGCGGCGGCCCATCCGCTGCTGGCGGGGCACCGTTCCCTGCTGATCGACCTGCTCGGGCACGGCATCAGCGATCGGCCCGGCACCTTCGACTACACCCTGGAAGCCCACGCCGACGCCCTTGCCGAGGCGCTCACCTCCGCGAACGTCGCCGGTGCCGAGCTGATCGCGCACAGCATGGGCGGGTCGGTCGCCATCGTCCTGGCCGCCCGGCACCCGCACCTGGTCTCCCGCCTGGTGCTGATCGACGCCAACCTGGACCCGATGCAGCCAACGCCCGGTTCCGGTGGCAGCAGGGGCATAGCCGCGTACTCCGAGGAGGAGTTCCTCGCGGGCGGCTGGCGGGAGGTGCGCGACCGGGCGGGGGCGCACTGGTGGTCCACCATGCGCCTGGCCGGGCGGGAGGCGCTGCACCGCAGCGCGGTGCACCTGGTGCGCGGCAGCGTTCCCACCATGCGGGAGCTGCTGCTGGACCTGACGATCCCCCGCACCTACCTCGTGCCGGAGGCCGACGGTCCGGTGGTCGGCGGCGATGCGCTCGCCGAGGCCGGGGTCGCCGTGGTGCCGGTCCCCGACTGCGGGCACAACATCATGCTGGACAACCCGGAGGCCTTCGCCCGCGCGACCGCCGAGGCGCTCGGGGGGCCGGACGCCGAGGAGTAG
- a CDS encoding GAF and ANTAR domain-containing protein, with product MDQQLLAKTFVELADNLVADFDLIDFLRLLTDRCVGMLDVSAAGVLLADRDGKLRVMAASDEQVRLLELFQLQNDEGPCLECFRTGVPVIVSDLGTVTARWPRFAVAARRSGFGAVQALPMRLRDEVVGALNLFSTAPGPFDPAAVPVAQALADVATISLLQQRTAQRSTVLNEQLQTALNSRVLIEQAKGKLAERQGIDMEQAFTALRGYARSHNRRLADVARALIDGSEPLAGLGS from the coding sequence ATGGATCAACAGCTTCTGGCCAAGACCTTCGTCGAGCTGGCCGACAACCTGGTCGCCGACTTCGACCTCATCGATTTCCTGCGCCTGCTGACCGACCGGTGCGTCGGCATGCTCGACGTCAGCGCCGCCGGGGTACTGCTCGCCGACCGGGACGGCAAACTCCGCGTCATGGCCGCCTCCGACGAACAAGTGCGCCTGCTGGAGCTCTTCCAGCTGCAGAACGATGAGGGCCCCTGCCTTGAGTGCTTCCGCACCGGCGTACCGGTGATCGTCTCCGACCTCGGTACGGTGACCGCCCGCTGGCCGCGCTTCGCGGTGGCGGCCCGGCGCAGCGGGTTCGGGGCGGTCCAGGCCCTGCCGATGCGTTTGCGGGACGAGGTCGTCGGCGCCCTGAACCTCTTCAGCACCGCCCCCGGCCCCTTCGACCCGGCCGCCGTACCCGTCGCCCAGGCCCTGGCCGACGTGGCCACCATCAGCCTGCTGCAACAACGCACCGCCCAGCGCAGCACGGTGCTCAACGAGCAACTTCAGACGGCGCTGAACAGCCGGGTACTGATCGAACAGGCCAAGGGGAAACTCGCCGAACGCCAGGGCATCGATATGGAGCAGGCGTTCACCGCACTGCGCGGTTACGCCCGCTCCCACAACCGGCGCCTGGCCGATGTGGCCCGCGCCCTCATCGACGGCTCGGAACCCCTCGCCGGTCTGGGGTCCTGA
- a CDS encoding ANTAR domain-containing protein: protein MPDRGFEDLGTYRAEIDQASGMLTVQLGVGIEEAFVRLRAYAYAQGRRLADVAADVVARRLRFSPDAEPDQAEEEP, encoded by the coding sequence ATGCCGGACCGCGGCTTCGAGGATCTGGGCACGTACCGGGCTGAGATCGACCAGGCGAGCGGGATGCTCACGGTTCAGCTCGGAGTCGGCATCGAAGAAGCCTTCGTCCGGCTCCGCGCCTACGCCTATGCGCAGGGACGCCGGCTCGCGGACGTGGCCGCCGACGTGGTGGCCCGACGGCTTCGTTTCTCCCCGGACGCGGAGCCGGATCAGGCCGAGGAGGAACCCTGA
- a CDS encoding DUF5994 family protein: MGSTESISHTGFHAGSFSANHETRAAAEAARRRVRIMLATLLPPLPHTEPVAAPAARLTLKTDGTSRGLLDGAWWPRSRDLMSELPALTDVLDPLWGRITRIAVNPKHWPVVPRKIPVDGHIVKVGWFAPEIDPHKLLLLSYSTGRWDLLIIPPETGAESAARLMAAASDFDGPPLTASALIAADEARHGVLATHGVLATDEPLDPDEAWEFEGGAAAVSATVPRQTGPPGRASRLIIGM; this comes from the coding sequence GTGGGCAGTACCGAGAGCATTTCGCACACCGGCTTCCACGCCGGGTCGTTCTCGGCGAACCATGAAACCCGGGCCGCCGCAGAAGCGGCCCGGAGACGGGTCCGCATCATGTTGGCGACCTTGCTTCCACCTCTGCCGCACACCGAGCCCGTCGCAGCCCCGGCCGCGCGTCTCACCCTGAAGACCGACGGCACCTCACGCGGGCTCCTGGACGGTGCCTGGTGGCCCCGCTCCCGGGATCTGATGAGCGAACTACCCGCACTGACCGACGTGTTGGACCCCTTGTGGGGCCGCATCACCCGCATCGCCGTCAACCCGAAGCACTGGCCGGTCGTCCCCCGCAAGATTCCCGTGGACGGGCACATCGTCAAGGTCGGCTGGTTCGCCCCGGAGATCGACCCCCACAAGCTGCTGCTGCTCTCCTACAGCACCGGCCGCTGGGACCTGCTGATCATCCCGCCCGAAACCGGGGCGGAGTCGGCGGCCCGGCTGATGGCTGCCGCGTCCGACTTCGATGGCCCACCACTGACCGCGAGCGCGCTCATCGCCGCGGACGAGGCCCGGCACGGCGTGTTGGCGACGCACGGCGTGTTGGCGACCGACGAGCCACTGGACCCGGACGAGGCATGGGAGTTCGAGGGCGGCGCCGCCGCGGTGTCCGCAACCGTTCCCCGACAGACCGGTCCGCCCGGCCGGGCCAGCCGCCTGATCATCGGTATGTGA